Proteins encoded by one window of Culicoides brevitarsis isolate CSIRO-B50_1 chromosome 2, AGI_CSIRO_Cbre_v1, whole genome shotgun sequence:
- the LOC134832574 gene encoding beta-2 adrenergic receptor, whose translation MVNIQSIQTIQINGTEIRLESLAQASLILIAAITIVFSNIIYLASYLNYKGPMEVINYYYLSLSVADLICGMFVVPLSVYPALIGEWVYGDYVCRMMGFLAVTLWSIQIYTFMWISVDRYLAVRKPLRYETVQTKTRCQCWMAFTWISAGMLCCPPLLGYSTPLFDEQAYICQLDWGNMAAYSVTLTILVFGPSFISIVYNYTYIFSMVRKIRSGEQIHDKEYATALAETLSNPNHLLSFVLVFMFAISWSPFISVRIYELMTGVHIGNSFLQFGLVWFGIFNSFWKIIVMMMFSPNFRLALKIFCLTICCKTRGRLQAEMVGLDDD comes from the exons ATGGTGAATATTCAAAGCATACAGACGATTCAGATCAATGGCACGGAGATTCGTCTCGAGTCGCTGGCACAGGCCTCTCTGATTCTCATCGCAGCAATAACAATTGTCTTTTCCAACATCATCTACCTGGCGTCATACCTGAATTACAAAG GTCCCATGGAAGTCATCAACTACTATTACCTATCACTTTCCGTCGCTGACTTGATTTGCGGCATGTTTGTCGTGCCTCTGTCAGTGTATCCTGCGCTCATAG GTGAATGGGTATATGGAGACTACGTTTGTAG AATGATGGGATTTCTCGCGGTAACGTTATGGAGCATTCAGATTTACACGTTCATGTGGATCTCCGTCGATCGATATCTGGCTGTGAGGAAACCCCTGCGATACGAAACTGTTCAAACGAAGACTCG ATGTCAATGTTGGATGGCATTCACGTGGATTTCCGCCGGAATGTTGTGTTGCCCGCCGTTATTGGGATACAGTACGCCTTTGTTTGATGAACAAGcat atATTTGTCAATTGGATTGGGGAAACATGGCAGCCTACAGCGTAACTCTCACAATCTTGGTTTTCGGCCCAAGTTTCATATCAATTGTCTACAATTACACATACATCTTCTCGATGGTGCGTAAAATCCGTTCCGGCGAGCAAATTCACGACAAGGAATACGCCACAGCTCTTGCCGAAACACTCTCAAACCCAAATCATCTGTTATCCTTCGTGCTTGTCTTCATGTTTGCCATCTCATGGAGCCCCTTCATCTCCGTACGCATCTACGAACTCATGACGGGCGTGCATATCGGCAATAGTTTCCTGCAATTTGGGCTTGTGTGGTTCGGCATCTTCAATTCGTTCTGGAAAATTATCGTAATGATGATGTTTTCGCCGAATTTCCGGCTCGCACTTAAGATTTTCTGCCTAACAATTTGTTGTAAAACACGAGGCCGCTTACAAGCGGAAATGGTAGGCTTGGATGACGATTAG
- the LOC134832573 gene encoding NPC intracellular cholesterol transporter 1 — MYKVTLIVLILNGFLCVARSEAQGQSQCVWYGICNRDAKGMQQYCSYNGTAKVLEASGVELLNVYCPHFVQQQQKHAEDGTIEVCCDKDQIEVLNKNVKMAAGFLKRCPSCLNNLVRHLCEFTCSPRQSEFMQVKGIEVNPKTKLEYIREMDLHVSETYINGTFDSCKQVSTPSTGQLALDIMCGEWASLNCNPQRWFHYMGDMETNSYVPFQINYKLHGVNSTEPHMNPAIVPCYESVSPDEPACSCLDCTAKCPVPPKPPAKPSTFTVLGLNGHTFILVFIFTIGSTLFLLGVCVCSKRPASNYDTTDGRQSLQQQSNDIGFFEEYGARAEHFISVTFQRLGKYCAENPWFVLFIGFVFIVTLAHGVKFLNITTDPVELWASSTSRSRIEKEFFDSNFEPFYRVEQIILKPRKSQQIIHQTSNGNFTFGPVFDPHFLKNVSVLLDNIKSIKTMENVTLDQICFAPLHSPFTGPVKIDDCVIQNVWGWFRDPDVFEDEEEDSNGFVVNYLDHFMKCFKNPYNSECLAAYKGPIDPAIALGGYPIVNGDLPVYEEATALIITILVNNHHNKTLLKPALDWEQSFVDFMLNVTSAKEFTSIMDIAFKSERSIEDEINRESESDVMTILVSYVIMFAYIAVSLGHIGNCRRFLIDSKITLGLGGIVIVLASVVASVGFFGFIGVPATLIIIEVIPFLVLAVGVDNIFILVQTHQREEKKLNESHAEHIGRTLGKVGPSILLTSVSESCCFFLGALSDMPAVRAFALYAGCSLLIDFLLQITCFISLLALDTIRTTENRYDVVCFMRGSKKSTNRHPKREGLLYGFFKTFYVPFLMKKPVRAGTMVIFFAWLCVSISVAPQIEIGLDQELSMPEDSFVLKYFKHLKEYLRIGPPVYFILKGNLNYSDFEYQNVLCGGQYCSDSSLTTQIYTASKQPNLTYIARSASSWIDDYFDWSSIPDCCRKFERNDSFCPHSETKCKKCNIKLTPRYNRPIKTEFDKYLSYFLHDNPDESCAKAGHAAYGSAVNYYSNETSTTIKASYFMTYHTLLKTSADYYEAMRAARLIASNITKTVRATLRLRGNDEETVRQVEVFPYSVFYVFYEQYLTMWADTLQNMGISVFSIFVVTFLLQGFDVNSSIVVVMTITMIVINIGGLMYYWSISLNAVSLVNLVMAVGISVEFCSHMVHTFASSTHYTREKRASDALTQMGSSIFSGITLTKFGGILVLGFANSQIFQVFYYRMYLGIVLFGAAHGLIFLPVLLSFIGPPVNRMKLILKQQQFADTIQETSLCSGHEYT, encoded by the exons TAAAGATCaa ATCGAAGTGTTGAACAAGAATGTGAAAATGGCTGCGGGTTTCCTGAAACGTTGTCCGAGCTGTTTGAACAATCTGGTGCGTCATTTGTGCGAATTTACGTGCAGTCCGCGCCAATCGGAGTTCATGCAAGTGAAGGGCATCGAAGTGAACCCGAAGACAAAACTCGAATATATCCGCGAAATGGATTTGCATGTCTCCGAAACGTACATCAATGGTACCTTTGACTCGTGCAAACAGGTTTCAACGCCGTCAACGGGTCAGTTGGCTCTTGACATCATGTGCGGCGAATGGGCGTCACTCAATTGCAATCCGCAACGATGGTTTCATTACATGGGCGACATGGAGACAAATAGTTATGTGCCATTTCAGATAAATTACAAGCTGCACGGCGTGAATAGCACCGAGCCACACATGAATCCGGCAATTGTTCCGTGTTACGAAAGCGTTTCGCCGGATGAGCCGGCGTGTTCGTGCCTCGATTGCACCGCAAAGTGTCCCGTGCCTCCAAAACCGCCAGCTAAACCATCAACATTTACGGTTTTGGGATTGAATGGGCACACGTTCAttcttgttttcatttttacaaTTGGATCGACGTTATTTTTGCTCGGAGTTTGTGTTTGTTCGAAACGCCCTGCTTCGAATTATGATACAACAGATGGGAGACAAAGTTTGCAACAACAATCGAATGATATTGGGTTCTTCGAAGAGTATGGAGCACGCGCTGAACACTTTATATCCGTCACTTTTCAACGTTTGGGCAAATATTGCGCGGAAAATCCGTGGTTTGTCCTATTTATCG GTTTCGTTTTCATCGTAACCTTGGCACACGGTGTAAAATTCCTCAACATCACAACAGATCCGGTCGAGCTATGGGCCTCATCTACATCACGTTCACGCATcgaaaaggaatttttcgaCTCCAACTTCGAGCCTTTCTACCGCGTCGAGCAAATAATACTCAAACCACGCAAATCTCAACAAATAATCCATCAAACCTCGAATGGAAACTTCACATTTGGTCCTGTTTTCGACCCGCATTTCCTGAAAAACGTCTCTGTCTTACTCGACAACATCAAAAGTATCAAAACCATGGAAAACGTGACACTGGATCAAATTTGCTTCGCTCCCTTACATTCGCCTTTCACGGGTCCTGTAAAAATCGACGATTGTGTAATTCAAAATGTTTGGGGATGGTTTCGGGATCCTGATGTGtttgaagacgaagaagaagattcGAACGGATTCGTTGTCAACTATTTGGATCATTTtatgaaatgttttaaaaatccgTACAACTCGGAATGTTTAGCGGCGTATAAAGGTCCCATTGATCCCGCAATCGCTCTCGGAGGATATCCCATCGTGAATGGAGACTTGCCTGTGTATGAAGAAGCAACCGCCTTGATTATCACAATTCTCgtaaataatcatcataacaAGACACTTTTGAAGCCGGCTCTTGATTGGGAACAAAGTTTCGTCGATTTCATGCTAAATGTGACTTCGGCGAAGGAATTTACGTCGATAATGGATATCGCCTTCAAAAGTGAACGTTCAATTGAGGACGAGATAAATCGAGAATCCGAATCCGATGTCATGACAATTCTCGTTTCGTATGTCATCATGTTCGCCTATATCGCAGTTTCGCTCGGACACATAGGAAATTGTCGCAGATTTTTGATCGATAGTAAAATAACGCTCGGATTGGGAGGAATTGTCATCGTTTTGGCTTCGGTAGTCGCTTCTGTTGGATTTTTTGGATTCATTGGAGTACCTGcgacattaattattattgaggtAATTCCGTTTTTGGTACTTGCAGTGGGTGTCGACAACATTTTCATCCTTGTACAAACGCATCAACGCGAAGAAAAGAAGCTGAATGAGTCGCATGCCGAACATATTGGAAGAACATTGGGCAAAGTAGGTCCCTCGATCTTACTTACGTCCGTGAGTGAAAGTTGTTGCTTCTTTTTGGGCGCTTTGTCTGACATGCCGGCAGTTCGAGCATTTGCTTTGTACGCCGGTTGTTCCTTGTTGATAGACTTTTTGTTGCAAATCACGTGTTTCATCAGTTTGTTGGCCTTAGATACGATCCGAACCACGGAAAATCGCTACGATGTCGTTTGTTTCATGCGTGGCAGCAAAAAATCCACGAATCGCCATCCGAAGAGGGAAGGACTTTTGTATGGATTCTTCAAAACATTCTACGTGCCGTTCCTCATGAAGAAGCCAGTTCGTGCGGGAACCATGGTAATCTTCTTCGCATGGCTCTGTGTGAGCATTTCCGTCGCGCCGCAGATCGAAATCGGCTTGGATCAGGAATTGTCGATGCCCGAAGATAGTTTCGTGCTGAAATACTTCAAACACTTGAAGGAATATTTGCGAATTGGACCTCCCGTGTACTTTATCCTCAAAGGCAATCTAAATTACTCGGATTTCGAATACCAAAATGTGCTGTGTGGCGGGCAGTATTGCAGCGATTCGAGTCTCACAACGCAAATTTACACCGCAAGCAAGCAACCAAACCTAACGTATATCGCACGCAGTGCCTCAAGTTGGATCGATGATTACTTTGATTGGTCAAGCATTCCCGATTGCTGTCGGAAATTTGAGCGCAACGACAGTTTTTGTCCTCACAGCGAGacaaagtgcaaaaaatgcaACATTAAACTCACGCCGCGGTACAACAGACCAATTAAGACGgaatttgacaaatatttgtcgTACTTTTTGCACGATAACCCCGACGAGAGTTGCGCCAAAGCAGGTCATGCCGCTTACGGAAGTGCCGTTAACTATTATTCCAACGAAACGAGTACAACTATTAAAGCCTCCTATTTTATGACATATCACACGTTACTAAAGACATCCGCAGATTACTACGAAGCAATGCGAGCTGCGCGATTAATTG ccTCGAATATAACAAAAACCGTTCGCGCAACGCTCCGTTTGCGCGGCAATGATGAAGAAACGGTTCGCCAAGTTGAGGTTTTCCCATATTCCGTCTTCTACGTGTTTTATGAGCAGTATTTGACGATGTGGGCTGACACGTTGCAAAATATGGGCATTTCCGTTTTTTCCATCTTTGTCGTCACGTTCCTGCTTCAAGGATTCGACGTTAACTCATCAATCGTCGTTGTTATGACAATTACTATGATTGTCATTAATATAGGAG gattgATGTACTATTGGAGCATTTCGCTGAATGCCGTATCTCTTGTCAACCTCGTGATGGCAGTCGGCATTTCTGTCGAATTCTGTTCACACATGGTGCATACCTTTGCATCATCCACACACTACACTCGTGAAAAGAGAGCTTCTGATGCCTTGACCCAAATGGGTAGTTCAATATTTTCAGGAATTACATTAACCAAATTTGGTGGCATTTTAGTTTTGGGTTTTGCTAATAGCCAGATATTTCAAGTTTTCTACTATCGAATGTACTTAGGGATAGTATTATTTGGAGCCGCGCACGGTTTGATCTTTTTACCAGTATTATTAAGCTTTATTG GACCGCCTGTTAATCGAATGAAACTCATACTTAAACAGCAACAATTTGCCGATACTATTCAAGAAACATCGCTTTGTTCT gGACATGAGTACACTTAA
- the LOC134829167 gene encoding uncharacterized protein LOC134829167, producing MLPKSLVLCVLAYLLHTCISQDIEPKELREILKDIEITNSSDSRAALSQKLCALGFCDPKIAEELSGKANQYQRQFQVQSSQDLSDYYGTNIDYSEFTGVDQQKQFIPQAIPSGVAQTVHQESVTPPPSTHIHHHFHHNANDGNSGNGGISSGYIKDDDIDIQAIRNAKNYAFNQQKLPLGVKKYPNNPNTYNFERPQPPHNFQPQPSFNPNLNYNNPQINKSPYGGFQKKTQYIPNNIPPQQLQSLSLNDCTCVQYQFCATEDVVVGRRDDLVLPLDPRNLNKDIEAADNATETATTTETPEKHEISKRDVSETTKDLPDTEGRQFGGNPFIKRQGQQCPPNTVCCRRPYKPAPFPTRIGQQNGQFSLPQCGVKSSQGINGRIKTPIYTNGNTEFGEYPWQAAILKKDARESVYVCGGTLIDQKHILTAAHCVSQLHPHELRIRLGEWDVNHDVEFYPFVERDAAQIIIHPQYYAGTLENDIAIIKFDRPVDMSQAPHIGVPCLPDPRNDFTGKRCYTTGWGKDAFGDGGKYQNILKEVDVPVISPGQCQAQLRNTRLGYNYNLSPAMLCAGGEEGKDACKGDGGGPLVCEHNNVWYLAGIVSWGIGCGHANVPGVYVKVAHFNQWINHVTQR from the exons atgttACCAAAATCTTTAGTTCTATGCGTTTTAGCATATTTACTTCACACTTGCATTTCGCAAGACATCGAACCCAAAGAATTGCGCGAAATTTTGAAAGACATCGAGATCACAAATTCAAGCGATTCTCGTGCTGCGTTGTCACAAAAACTTTGCGCCCTCGGCTTCTGTGATCCAAAAATCGCGGAAGAGCTTTCGGGCAAAGCCAATCAATACCAACGACAATTCCAAGTGCAAAGTTCTCAAGATTTATCGGATTATTACGGCACAAATATCGACTATTCCGAGTTCACGGGAGTCGatcaacaaaaacaattcATTCCGCAAGCAATTCCATCGGGCGTTGCTCAAACAGTACATCAAGAAAGTGTTACTCCCCCGCCATCTACCCacattcatcatcatttccATCACAATGCGAATGACGGTAATAGCGGCAACGGCGGTATCTCGAGTGGTTACATAAAGGATGATGACATCGACATCCAAGCGATTCGCAATGCCAAAAATTACGCAttcaatcaacaaaaattaccgCTCGGCGTGAAAAAATACCCAAATAACCCAAACACGTACAATTTCGAACGTCCCCAGCCTCCGCATAATTTCCAACCACAACCCTCGTTCAATCCAAACTTGAATTACAACAATCCGCAAATCAATAAATCGCCTTACGGAGGTTTCCAAAAGAAAACTCAATACATTCCGAACAATATCCCGCCTCAGCAACTCCAAAGTTTGTCATTGAACGATTGTACGTGCGTTCAATATCAATTCTGCGCGACGGAAGATGTTGTCGTTGGGCGTCGTGATGATTTGGTTCTCCCATTGGATCCGAGAAACTTGAACAAAGACATCGAAGCTGCCGACAATGCCACGGAAACAGCAACAACGACCGAAACGcctgaaaaacatgaaatttccaAACGTGATGTCTCGGAAACGACAAAAGATTTGCCCGATACTGAAGga CGTCAATTTGGCGGAAATCCTTTCATCAAGCGTCAAGGTCAACAATGCCCTCCAAATACagtttgttgtcgtcgtccaTACAAGCCAGCTCCATTCCCAACACGCATCGGACAACAAAATGGTCAATTCTCGTTGCCTCAATGCGGAGTGAAATCCTCGCAAGGCATCAATGGGCGTATTAAGACACCAATTTATACAAACGGCAATACGGAATTCGGCGAATATCCATGGCAGGCAGCAATTTTGAAGAAAGATGCACGTGAATCGGTTTACGTTTGCGGAGGAACTCTCATTGATCAGAAGCATATTTTGACAGCAGCTCATTGTGTCAGCCA ACTTCATCCCCATGAATTACGCATCCGTTTGGGAGAATGGGACGTAAACCACGATGTCGAGTTCTATCCATTTGTTGAACGCGATGCTGCCCAAATCATCATTCATCCCCAATATTACGCAGGAACGTTGGAAAATGACATTGCCATCATCAAATTCGATCGTCCAGTTGACATGTCTCAAGCACCGCATATTGGAGTCCCATGTTTGCCTGATCCAAGAAACGATTTCACGGGAAAACGTTGCTACACAACAGGATGGGGCAAAGACGCCTTCGGCGATGgcggaaaatatcaaaatatcttGAAGGAAGTTGATGTTCCCGTCATTAGCCCGGGACAATGTCAAGCTCAACTCAGAAATACTCGCTTGGGATACAACTACAATTTGAGTCCCGCAATGTTGTGTGCAGGCGGCGAAGAAGGAAAAGATGCTTGCAAA gGAGATGGCGGCGGTCCTTTAGTTTGTGAACACAACAACGTTTGGTATCTCGCTGGAATTGTCAGTTGGGGCATTGGATGCGGACATGCAAATGTTCCCGGCGTTTATGTCAAAGTCGCTCATTTCAACCAATGGATTAATCACGTAACGCAacgctaa